A genomic stretch from Deltaproteobacteria bacterium includes:
- a CDS encoding response regulator, with amino-acid sequence MALKVLVVDDDSSARRFAEMAVKRAVPDAEVHTAIDGVDARTKAAEWRPDAVVLDHMMPKLDGWRYLEEIRKSDWGKRTPVLFYSALDLKRDISRIPCAVFLQKPSTLDGFVVAFKHVLAMK; translated from the coding sequence ATGGCTCTGAAAGTACTGGTGGTGGATGATGACAGTTCGGCCCGGCGGTTCGCGGAGATGGCGGTCAAGCGTGCCGTTCCGGACGCCGAAGTGCATACGGCCATCGACGGAGTAGATGCGCGGACAAAGGCGGCCGAGTGGCGCCCCGATGCAGTTGTGCTCGATCACATGATGCCCAAGCTGGACGGATGGCGTTATCTTGAGGAAATCCGCAAGAGCGACTGGGGCAAGCGGACGCCAGTGCTGTTCTACAGCGCACTTGATCTCAAGCGGGATATCTCGCGGATCCCCTGTGCGGTGTTCCTCCAGAAGCCATCCACGCTCGATGGCTTTGTCG